The following is a genomic window from Gloeocapsa sp. PCC 73106.
TAATACTCGGTGCTAATTTCGATTGTTTTCGATTAGAGAAACGTTTTTGACGATGCGCTCTCAGCTCAAAGGGAAGCTTACGGTTAATCCGTCTTCCCCGTCTTGCTCGTCGCATTAGACGACGTTTATCCATCCTTTCTCTAACTCGTTTGAAGGGTAACTCTAAATGAGCCGTCCAAAGGGTATAGAGAGAGGATTGAACACCTACTCCTGAAAACAACTTACCTGGGTCAATTCCTATAGAAACGGGTTGAGTTTGATCGCTTGATGGTGTTTCGGTTAACTGGACGTAGAAAATACCGAGGTCGTTGAATTGTCCAAAAGCTTTCCCTTCCTTAATCCATCTTCTTGCACGACTTGGTTTAGTCGGCATTAGAGGTTGATTGTCTTTTGAAATTACAGGCACTCTTTGCATGGGAGATAATCCTCAAGAGTTGAGTTTGTGTCTCTTCGCCGACCTAACTAACCATGTCCTGTCTTTAGCAGCACTCGTACCAATCGGGTTTAGATGGGATCCGCTCCTTGGGAAGTATTCGGAGGTCTGTGAGATAGTTAGGCTCTGTGGGCTATTCACCGCTTACGTCAACCAAATTGGTTTGGTCAATCCACGTCCCTTTTAGTGCGGGGTTGGTGAAGGGTCTCTAGAGTTCCGTTATTGCTAATTATAGCTTTTATCTGAACCATTGCTGTAAAATTGGGTTCACTATTTCTGGGGCTTCATCTTGGGGACAGTGTCCCAGTCCTTCTAACTCGATGAACTGTTTTACGGTAGGAAATTTGGCTAATTCACGACCTAATTCTAGAGGTTCCCAAGGATCTTTAGTTCCCCAAAGCAAGATCGCTTCACAGGGGAGGTTGGGTAATAAATCTTCTGGTAGGGGACCTTGAGAATAGCGAGTAAAGGCGCGAAAAACGTCAGATGCTCCCGGATCTTGAGCTGGTTTGAGGATTATTTCGATTAATTCATCGCTTACCGCTTCTTGGCGTTGATAAGCTTGTAATAGGATTTTCTTGATGGTTTGGGGTCTAGCAATTTGTCGAAAAAATAAGTTACCAATTGTAGCATTACCTAGTATTAGTTGCGCGATCGCAG
Proteins encoded in this region:
- a CDS encoding RRXRR domain-containing protein, encoding MQRVPVISKDNQPLMPTKPSRARRWIKEGKAFGQFNDLGIFYVQLTETPSSDQTQPVSIGIDPGKLFSGVGVQSSLYTLWTAHLELPFKRVRERMDKRRLMRRARRGRRINRKLPFELRAHRQKRFSNRKQSKLAPSI